The Actinomycetota bacterium genome contains a region encoding:
- a CDS encoding NAD(P)H-hydrate dehydratase, producing the protein NFVGDLQVADLGIPLEIVKGVSTITFPSMGEIRNFLPSREVDVHKKECGRVLVIAGSLGMTGAATLTSLSALRSGAGVVTLGIPQSLNPIFEQKLTEVMTMPLPETPHGSLDVGAFDRINELLNAFGVLVMGPGLSLNESTVQLVRKLVASASCPLVLDADGLNALVDATEILAKRSTPTIITPHPGELARLFKTTADEVQSDRLGFAKRAATLWNVVVVLKGARSIVSCGEKSTIIPTGNPGMATAGTGDVLTGLIGGFLSQEMTPYNAAVLATYIHGLAGDLAAEDVTPYCLIASDLIDYLPKAIKLVVGSR; encoded by the coding sequence CAAATTTTGTCGGTGATCTGCAAGTGGCCGATCTCGGGATACCTTTAGAAATTGTCAAAGGGGTGAGCACGATCACCTTTCCCTCCATGGGGGAGATAAGGAATTTTCTTCCCAGCAGGGAGGTCGATGTCCACAAGAAGGAGTGTGGTCGAGTCTTAGTTATTGCTGGTTCGCTGGGGATGACCGGAGCAGCGACTTTGACCAGCTTATCGGCTTTGAGATCCGGGGCAGGTGTCGTAACTCTGGGAATACCACAAAGCTTGAATCCCATTTTTGAGCAGAAGCTTACAGAGGTTATGACAATGCCTCTCCCCGAAACGCCTCACGGAAGCCTCGATGTAGGAGCTTTTGATAGGATTAATGAACTTTTAAATGCCTTTGGTGTTTTGGTCATGGGACCGGGTTTGTCCTTAAATGAGAGTACGGTTCAACTGGTGCGTAAGCTCGTTGCAAGTGCATCATGTCCCTTGGTTTTGGACGCCGATGGATTAAATGCCCTTGTCGATGCGACTGAGATACTTGCAAAGCGCTCGACTCCCACCATCATTACTCCCCATCCGGGGGAACTCGCCCGATTATTTAAAACTACTGCCGATGAAGTGCAGAGTGACCGATTGGGATTTGCGAAGCGTGCTGCCACTTTGTGGAATGTTGTAGTGGTTCTCAAAGGGGCACGCTCCATCGTCAGTTGTGGGGAGAAATCCACGATCATTCCCACGGGAAATCCGGGTATGGCCACCGCGGGCACCGGAGATGTACTCACCGGACTGATCGGTGGTTTTCTCTCCCAGGAAATGACCCCCTACAATGCTGCCGTTTTGGCGACTTACATCCACGGTTTAGCGGGGGATTTAGCGGCCGAGGATGTCACTCCGTATTGTCTAATCGCTTCCGATTTGATAGATTATTTGCCCAAAGCCATCAAATTGGTAGTAGGTAGTAGGTAG